A genomic window from Gemmatimonadaceae bacterium includes:
- a CDS encoding ZIP family metal transporter — protein sequence MPWIPTFLSLLAVTGVPLAVIALLAGSGRGLGRVLPVLVSFGAGALIGAAVFHLLPEAYERHPAVGFVALSVAAGLVGSYAVERWLHRFQHTAHEAPPQDASLSAFDDPSMVAVSFGADAVHNFVDGALIAAAFLAGTGPGVATAMAMLAHELPREVGTFGVFVHYGTRPRRAVAFTALSGLLAFVGAALTLWLGEETAHAAEVVVPVAAGSFLFVGGAVMASQLKAQRTWDLPRQQVMACAAGFALSAAATLLGGGH from the coding sequence ATGCCTTGGATCCCGACCTTCCTGAGCCTGCTCGCGGTGACCGGCGTGCCGCTCGCGGTGATTGCGCTACTGGCCGGTTCGGGCCGGGGCTTGGGCCGCGTGTTGCCGGTGCTCGTGAGCTTCGGAGCGGGGGCGCTGATTGGTGCGGCGGTGTTCCACCTGCTGCCCGAGGCCTACGAACGGCATCCAGCGGTGGGCTTCGTGGCGCTGAGCGTTGCGGCCGGCCTGGTGGGGTCGTACGCGGTGGAGCGCTGGCTGCACCGCTTCCAGCACACGGCGCACGAGGCGCCGCCCCAAGACGCGTCGCTCAGCGCCTTCGACGACCCGTCGATGGTGGCGGTGAGCTTCGGTGCGGATGCGGTGCACAACTTCGTGGACGGCGCGCTGATCGCGGCGGCCTTTCTCGCGGGCACGGGGCCGGGTGTGGCGACGGCGATGGCGATGCTGGCGCACGAACTGCCGCGCGAGGTGGGTACCTTCGGCGTATTCGTGCACTACGGCACGCGCCCGCGGCGGGCAGTGGCGTTCACGGCGCTGAGCGGTCTGTTGGCCTTCGTCGGCGCGGCGCTGACGCTGTGGCTGGGTGAGGAGACGGCGCACGCGGCCGAGGTGGTGGTGCCGGTGGCGGCGGGGTCGTTCCTGTTCGTGGGCGGGGCCGTGATGGCGTCGCAGCTGAAGGCGCAGCGCACCTGGGACTTGCCGCGGCAGCAGGTGATGGCCTGCGCCGCCGGCTTCGCCCTCTCGGCCGCCGCGACGCTACTGGGCGGCGGGCACTAA
- a CDS encoding DUF305 domain-containing protein, whose amino-acid sequence MRSLPILLLLAASLAACAPRGGAGGAPQVRSLEDQIRADSIRLPYTEADLRFMTDMIGHHAQAILISRWVPTHTSDPELATLAARIINAQTDDITLMQRWLADRSRPFPRVSREGVLTPPPAATADERAGHGMHHDHGTMAGMLSEAQLAELDAARGEAFNLLFLQRMISHHRGAVTMVQQLIRDGGAIDETVFRFAADVEVDQSTEIRRMLQMLLERGGVPPE is encoded by the coding sequence ATGCGATCTCTCCCCATCCTGTTGCTTCTGGCCGCCTCATTGGCGGCCTGTGCCCCCCGCGGCGGAGCCGGCGGCGCCCCCCAGGTCCGGTCCCTCGAGGACCAGATCCGAGCCGACTCCATCCGCCTGCCATACACCGAGGCCGACCTGCGCTTTATGACCGATATGATCGGCCATCACGCGCAGGCCATTCTCATCTCGCGGTGGGTGCCGACACACACCAGCGACCCCGAGCTGGCGACGCTGGCGGCGCGCATTATCAACGCCCAGACCGACGACATCACGCTGATGCAGCGCTGGCTGGCCGACCGCAGCCGCCCGTTCCCGCGTGTCAGCCGCGAGGGTGTCCTCACGCCGCCGCCCGCTGCCACCGCCGACGAACGCGCCGGCCACGGGATGCACCACGACCACGGCACGATGGCCGGGATGCTCTCCGAGGCCCAGTTGGCAGAGCTCGATGCCGCCCGCGGCGAGGCCTTCAACCTGCTCTTCCTCCAACGGATGATCTCGCACCACCGCGGCGCCGTGACGATGGTCCAGCAACTCATCCGCGATGGCGGTGCCATCGACGAGACCGTCTTCCGCTTTGCCGCCGACGTCGAGGTGGACCAGTCCACCGAGATCCGCCGGATGCTCCAGATGCTGCTCGAACGCGGCGGCGTGCCGCCGGAATGA